In Aquiflexum balticum DSM 16537, a single genomic region encodes these proteins:
- a CDS encoding site-2 protease family protein, which translates to MYTKKEYLIHGSLFLATIITATLAGGEWLYGKSLIAGGENALTLEYFLKSLHFSIPFIGILLIHELGHLFTSIHHKVKSSLPYFIPGWLVISPSLGTFGAIIKMKSFVNSRKKYFDIGVAGPLAGFIIALFVLGYGFTHLPDAEYIYQIHPEYLDPDFKGHSEEEGYLNLEMGYNLLFYGMEKLLADPEKMPNMSEIIHYPYLFAGYLALFFTALNLLPIGQLDGGHVVFGLFPKRHKEISLIFYTAFVFYAGLGILNPFDDLNSLIISIPLYIGFLYICYRKASLENQTKWTIILLIAATQYTLAYIFPGLQGYSGWLLFAFLLGRVMGLEHPEVSGFKELNSNRKILGWIAILIFVLCFTPQPFQIS; encoded by the coding sequence CAGCGACTTTGGCAGGAGGGGAGTGGCTGTATGGTAAGTCCCTAATTGCTGGGGGTGAAAATGCATTGACTTTGGAATACTTTCTTAAATCGCTTCATTTTTCCATTCCATTTATAGGGATCCTGCTTATTCATGAATTGGGGCATCTATTTACCTCTATTCACCATAAGGTAAAATCCTCACTACCGTACTTTATCCCCGGATGGCTGGTGATTTCTCCTTCTTTGGGAACATTTGGTGCCATTATAAAGATGAAAAGTTTCGTCAATAGTCGGAAGAAATATTTTGATATTGGTGTGGCAGGACCATTGGCAGGTTTCATTATTGCCCTTTTCGTATTGGGATATGGATTTACCCACTTGCCTGATGCAGAATATATCTATCAGATTCATCCTGAATATTTGGATCCTGATTTTAAAGGTCATTCAGAGGAAGAAGGTTATCTCAATCTTGAAATGGGATATAATTTACTTTTTTATGGCATGGAAAAATTATTGGCTGACCCGGAGAAAATGCCCAATATGTCTGAGATCATCCATTATCCATACTTATTTGCAGGATACTTGGCCTTGTTCTTTACAGCTTTGAATTTATTGCCTATTGGACAATTGGATGGAGGTCATGTGGTCTTTGGATTATTTCCAAAAAGGCACAAAGAGATTTCTCTTATTTTCTATACTGCCTTCGTCTTTTATGCAGGCTTGGGCATACTCAATCCTTTCGATGATTTGAATTCTTTGATTATCAGTATACCGCTTTATATTGGTTTTTTATACATCTGCTATCGTAAGGCAAGCCTGGAAAATCAGACCAAATGGACAATTATTTTACTGATAGCTGCTACTCAATATACTTTGGCTTATATATTCCCCGGTCTTCAGGGCTATAGCGGTTGGCTCTTATTTGCTTTTTTGTTAGGTAGGGTGATGGGTTTAGAACATCCTGAAGTCAGCGGTTTCAAAGAATTAAACAGCAACAGGAAAATCCTAGGCTGGATTGCCATTCTCATTTTTGTTCTCTGCTTTACCCCACAGCCTTTTCAGATAAGTTAG
- a CDS encoding 6-phosphofructokinase, with translation MKKLLIATGGGDCPGLNAVIRGICKRAKKTKEWEVYGSMEAFNGLFTDPVRIIKLTGKKTAGIHVRGGTILKTTNKSDPLHYPVKDENGNVIFVDKTKDYVDRIKELGFDAVINIGGDGSQKISKAFFDHGLPIIGVPKTIDNDLSATDMTFGFQTAVQIASDSFDKLVTTAESHHRVMIMEVMGRDAGWIAIHTAIAGGAEICLIPEIPYDINKLVKKIESRYHEGRGFVNIVIAEGAKAKEGTIVSREGEEGSRHVRLGGVALQLSQQLKDAGVHPEIRETILGHVQRGGTPTAFDRVLASLFGVKAFEMLLEGDFGKMVAFKNNTFISVPLEDATKENNVVGIDSFIIRGAKGLGIIFGD, from the coding sequence ATGAAAAAACTTTTGATCGCAACCGGTGGGGGAGATTGTCCCGGTTTAAACGCAGTAATTAGAGGAATCTGCAAAAGAGCAAAAAAAACCAAAGAATGGGAAGTCTATGGCAGCATGGAGGCATTCAATGGACTCTTTACTGATCCTGTTAGGATCATCAAACTTACCGGAAAAAAAACAGCAGGAATCCATGTAAGGGGTGGGACAATTTTGAAAACCACCAACAAATCTGACCCTTTGCATTATCCTGTCAAAGATGAAAACGGAAATGTGATTTTTGTCGACAAGACCAAGGATTATGTGGACAGAATCAAAGAATTGGGTTTTGATGCGGTAATCAATATCGGGGGCGATGGCTCCCAAAAAATTTCCAAGGCATTTTTTGACCATGGATTGCCTATCATTGGCGTTCCCAAAACAATAGATAATGACCTTTCGGCGACAGATATGACTTTCGGTTTTCAAACTGCCGTACAGATTGCTTCCGATAGTTTTGATAAATTGGTCACTACGGCAGAAAGTCATCATCGGGTTATGATCATGGAAGTAATGGGAAGAGATGCAGGTTGGATAGCCATACATACCGCCATCGCCGGTGGTGCAGAGATATGTCTGATTCCTGAGATTCCATACGATATCAATAAGCTTGTCAAAAAAATAGAATCCCGATACCATGAAGGAAGAGGTTTTGTGAACATTGTAATTGCCGAAGGAGCAAAGGCTAAAGAAGGAACTATCGTCTCAAGAGAAGGTGAAGAAGGTTCCAGACATGTCCGCTTGGGTGGGGTAGCACTTCAACTTTCACAACAACTGAAAGATGCGGGAGTTCATCCTGAAATAAGAGAGACTATTTTGGGTCATGTCCAAAGAGGAGGTACCCCAACCGCATTTGATAGGGTATTGGCTTCTTTGTTCGGAGTCAAAGCATTCGAGATGTTATTGGAGGGTGATTTTGGAAAAATGGTTGCATTCAAAAACAATACTTTTATATCTGTTCCGTTGGAAGATGCTACTAAAGAAAATAATGTGGTTGGAATTGATAGTTTTATTATTCGCGGTGCAAAAGGATTGGGAATAATTTTCGGTGATTAA
- a CDS encoding sulfatase family protein, whose protein sequence is MRFYNLIFFLLIVKISGCTSPKESAPILPNIVLIFTDDQGYNDVGVFGSPDIDTPNLDQMASEGIKFTNFYVAQAVCSASRAALLTGTYSNRLGIHGALDHSSTHGLNPDETTIAEMLKPLGYQTAIFGKWHLGHHPDFLPTNQGFDEYFGIPYSNDMWPNHPETKDYYPPLPLYQNDQVADTVWTDQSMFTTWFTEKSVDFIKRNTENPFFLYLAHPMPHVPLFVSDKFKGKSERGLYGDVIMEIDWSVGEVLKALKENGLEENTLVIFLSDNGPWLSYSGHSGSAYPLREGKGTSWDGGVKVPTIMKWKGKIPEGKVQKNPAMTIDILPTIASFTGAQLPALPIDGLDISSMLVDYTAASPQEAYFVYYNRNELQAVVMGEWKLYFPHKYRTIAPDQNFRDDGIPIKYTMVDLAEMELYHIPTDPSEKNNVIGENPQVVDMFVKLADKAREDLGDALNGNDGNNLRQPGRIN, encoded by the coding sequence ATGAGATTTTATAATTTAATTTTCTTTCTACTAATAGTTAAAATTTCCGGCTGCACTTCTCCCAAAGAATCAGCACCGATCCTACCAAATATTGTATTGATTTTCACAGACGATCAAGGGTATAATGACGTAGGCGTATTTGGATCTCCTGATATTGACACTCCCAATTTGGATCAGATGGCTTCTGAAGGCATAAAATTCACGAATTTCTATGTGGCACAGGCAGTGTGTTCGGCTTCAAGAGCCGCTTTACTGACAGGGACCTATTCCAATAGATTGGGTATTCATGGGGCTTTGGATCATTCCAGCACTCATGGCCTTAATCCGGATGAGACAACCATTGCCGAAATGCTCAAACCTCTTGGCTATCAAACTGCAATATTTGGAAAATGGCATTTGGGCCACCACCCCGATTTTCTGCCCACCAATCAGGGTTTTGATGAGTATTTTGGAATTCCATATTCCAATGATATGTGGCCCAATCATCCGGAAACTAAAGACTACTACCCACCATTGCCTTTATACCAAAATGATCAAGTTGCAGATACGGTTTGGACGGATCAAAGCATGTTTACAACTTGGTTTACAGAAAAATCAGTAGACTTTATAAAACGAAATACGGAAAATCCATTTTTTCTTTATTTGGCACACCCCATGCCACACGTCCCTTTGTTTGTTTCTGATAAATTCAAGGGTAAATCCGAAAGGGGACTTTATGGAGATGTGATCATGGAAATTGATTGGTCAGTGGGAGAGGTGCTCAAAGCTTTGAAAGAAAACGGATTGGAAGAGAATACTTTGGTTATATTTCTTTCGGACAATGGACCATGGTTATCCTATTCGGGACATTCTGGTTCGGCATATCCACTCAGGGAAGGAAAAGGGACTTCTTGGGATGGCGGGGTGAAAGTTCCTACCATTATGAAATGGAAAGGCAAAATACCTGAGGGGAAAGTTCAGAAAAATCCTGCCATGACTATTGACATTTTACCAACGATTGCCTCATTTACGGGTGCGCAATTGCCAGCCTTACCGATTGATGGATTGGATATCTCCTCTATGTTGGTGGACTATACTGCGGCTTCACCTCAAGAAGCCTATTTTGTCTATTACAACAGAAACGAACTTCAAGCAGTGGTTATGGGCGAATGGAAGCTTTATTTTCCGCACAAATATAGAACTATCGCACCTGATCAGAATTTCCGGGATGATGGAATCCCTATTAAATATACCATGGTCGATTTGGCAGAAATGGAATTGTATCATATCCCTACTGATCCTTCCGAAAAAAACAATGTGATTGGGGAAAATCCTCAGGTAGTAGATATGTTTGTAAAACTTGCTGATAAGGCCCGTGAAGATTTGGGAGATGCCCTCAATGGAAATGATGGGAATAATCTTAGGCAACCTGGAAGAATTAATTGA
- a CDS encoding DinB family protein: protein MKDTLINLFDRDLNKLKTELKRYKKEENIWKVSGDILNSAGTLTIHLIGNLNYYIGAVMGNSGYVRDRNAEFSTFDIPRDSLIEQLDDTIQEVTNAILMFSEDKFDSNYPHVVFDEPMTYEYFMFHLFSHLNYHLGQINYHRRLLDV from the coding sequence ATGAAAGATACCCTCATAAATTTATTTGATCGGGATTTGAATAAATTGAAGACCGAATTAAAACGCTACAAGAAAGAGGAAAACATCTGGAAAGTTTCAGGTGACATTCTCAATTCGGCAGGTACACTTACTATCCATTTGATCGGAAATCTGAATTACTATATAGGAGCTGTCATGGGAAATTCAGGGTATGTCAGAGACAGGAATGCTGAATTTTCTACCTTTGATATACCAAGGGACTCCTTGATAGAACAATTGGACGACACCATACAAGAGGTGACAAATGCCATATTAATGTTTTCGGAAGATAAATTTGACAGTAACTATCCCCATGTGGTTTTTGATGAACCCATGACATATGAATATTTTATGTTTCACCTGTTCAGTCACCTCAATTACCATCTTGGTCAAATTAACTATCATAGAAGGTTATTGGATGTATAA
- a CDS encoding AsmA-like C-terminal region-containing protein: MNEQFEGELIIRDSKIAPFANFPYVSIDLEDIVFFESKITDSNVIYAAEDLYVGFSIWDIIRGKYKIKSLKLQNGNLDLIKDADGKINLLMAKGFGKEETESVDEEGMNIDLSSIQLKNFKVKFDDLSNLTTIYANLEKTDAVIKLQDEHIYIDLISNFVLDYILDGKPTFFSQKHFKLDLEFDYDQNTNELVLAPSKLHLEDAQLGLEGKVDLEDQVYLDIRMAGEKPDFSLLAAFLPKETALLLRKYQNEGDVFFQGSIEGFAGNGHVPEIAIEFGCDNAYFLNTGINKKVDDLRFSGFFTNGKDRSLKTSEFQLLNFYAKPDQGKFQGRLIVKDFENPYVKINLNADLDLEFLGDFFEVEGLQGISGQVIVDMDFDELIDFESGVTGISNAKSSVQSELKIIDLNFSLPDYPHQIRTVNAYAFMREGNLRLDNLSFQIADSDFNLSGTIDDLPAILHSNPKPVKVQLDANSTKIDLKQLLPSDSSINELINDFKIKLAFESTGKNLMDYEHLPQGEFFIEDFYAKLEKYPHAFHDFHADIMIGEKNMEVMDFSGEIDKSDFHFSGKVLNYPKWFQESPKGDSRFEFDLVSNHLNISDLLKYNGVNYLPKDYQKEEIDGLKLKGSLDLHYNDGFESADFYLTDLDGKFRVHPLRLEDFGGRIHYEHEFLTVTDFGGKMGSSDFKVSMGYQLGEVDSLKNKRNFFHLKSLSLDLDALMGFESIDVDTNHQEAFNVFEIPFTEMDISAEIGKMNYHTFWLENVTASARTTADHYIYLDTLGLRAADGTLGVKGYFNGSDPEHIYFHSTMKASKLDLDKLLIKFENFGQDYLINENLHGKVSGTITSKFLVYPDLTPIIDKSEAKMDLTVYQGSIVNFAPLSAMSSYFSDRNLNNVKFDTLSNTFDLKDGILNIPNMNINSSLGFIELSGKQSLDMNMDYFIRIPLGMVTSVGFKSLFGGKNKNEVDPEQEDAIVYRDEDKRVRFVNVNMKGTPDDYKISLGRNRSSN, encoded by the coding sequence ATGAATGAGCAGTTTGAAGGGGAATTGATCATTCGCGATTCAAAAATTGCTCCATTTGCAAACTTTCCGTATGTCTCCATCGATCTAGAGGACATAGTTTTTTTTGAAAGCAAAATCACAGATTCCAATGTTATTTATGCTGCCGAGGATTTATATGTAGGTTTCAGCATTTGGGATATCATTAGAGGCAAATACAAAATCAAAAGCCTAAAACTCCAAAACGGAAATTTGGATCTTATCAAAGATGCTGACGGAAAAATCAATCTGTTGATGGCCAAAGGTTTCGGAAAAGAAGAAACAGAATCAGTGGATGAAGAGGGTATGAATATTGATTTGTCATCGATCCAATTGAAAAACTTCAAAGTTAAATTTGATGATTTATCAAACTTGACAACAATCTATGCCAACCTTGAGAAGACAGATGCTGTCATCAAACTTCAGGATGAGCATATTTATATTGATCTGATTTCTAATTTCGTTTTGGATTACATTCTAGATGGTAAGCCTACATTTTTCTCACAAAAACATTTCAAATTGGATTTGGAATTTGATTATGATCAAAATACCAATGAGTTGGTTTTAGCTCCTTCCAAATTGCATTTGGAAGATGCGCAGCTGGGCTTGGAGGGAAAAGTAGACCTGGAAGATCAAGTATATCTGGATATCCGAATGGCAGGAGAAAAACCTGACTTTTCTCTTCTGGCTGCTTTTCTACCAAAAGAAACAGCCTTGCTTCTCCGGAAATATCAAAATGAAGGAGATGTGTTTTTTCAGGGAAGTATCGAGGGTTTCGCAGGTAATGGTCATGTCCCGGAGATTGCAATAGAATTTGGATGTGATAATGCTTATTTCCTCAACACAGGGATCAACAAGAAAGTAGATGATTTGAGATTTTCGGGATTTTTCACCAATGGGAAAGATAGAAGTCTCAAGACATCAGAGTTTCAATTGTTGAATTTTTATGCCAAACCGGATCAAGGTAAATTTCAGGGAAGATTGATCGTTAAAGATTTCGAAAACCCCTATGTCAAAATCAATCTAAATGCAGATCTGGATCTGGAATTTTTGGGAGATTTTTTTGAAGTAGAGGGGCTTCAGGGTATCAGCGGTCAGGTGATTGTGGATATGGATTTTGATGAACTCATTGACTTTGAATCCGGAGTGACTGGAATCAGTAATGCAAAGAGCAGTGTCCAAAGCGAGCTGAAAATCATTGATCTCAATTTTTCTTTGCCCGATTATCCCCATCAGATCAGGACTGTAAATGCATATGCATTTATGAGAGAAGGAAATCTCCGCTTGGATAATTTGAGTTTTCAGATAGCAGATTCAGATTTTAACCTTTCAGGAACTATTGACGACTTGCCTGCAATACTGCACAGTAATCCCAAACCCGTTAAAGTCCAATTGGACGCAAATTCCACTAAAATTGATTTGAAGCAATTATTACCTTCAGACAGTAGTATCAATGAATTGATCAATGATTTTAAAATCAAGCTTGCATTCGAGTCTACGGGAAAAAACCTGATGGATTATGAGCATTTGCCTCAAGGAGAGTTTTTTATTGAGGATTTTTATGCAAAGCTGGAAAAATACCCACACGCTTTTCATGATTTTCATGCTGACATTATGATTGGGGAGAAAAATATGGAGGTAATGGATTTTTCAGGAGAGATTGATAAGAGTGATTTTCATTTTTCCGGAAAAGTCCTGAATTATCCTAAATGGTTTCAGGAAAGCCCAAAAGGTGACAGCAGGTTTGAATTTGATTTGGTTTCCAATCATTTAAATATCAGTGATCTTTTAAAATACAATGGGGTTAACTACCTGCCCAAAGATTATCAAAAAGAGGAAATAGACGGTTTGAAATTGAAGGGTAGTCTGGATCTCCATTACAATGACGGTTTCGAATCTGCTGATTTTTATTTGACTGACCTCGATGGAAAATTCAGGGTACATCCATTGAGATTGGAGGATTTTGGAGGAAGGATCCATTATGAGCATGAGTTCCTGACTGTCACCGATTTTGGTGGAAAAATGGGCTCCTCCGATTTCAAAGTAAGTATGGGATATCAACTCGGTGAAGTGGATTCACTCAAGAATAAGCGGAATTTTTTCCACTTGAAATCACTTTCCTTGGACTTGGATGCATTGATGGGTTTTGAAAGCATAGATGTGGACACCAATCATCAGGAAGCATTCAATGTTTTCGAAATTCCTTTCACTGAGATGGATATCAGTGCAGAAATCGGAAAAATGAATTACCATACTTTTTGGTTGGAAAATGTCACTGCTTCTGCGCGTACTACAGCTGATCATTACATCTATTTGGATACTCTCGGTTTAAGGGCAGCGGATGGGACTTTGGGAGTTAAGGGTTATTTTAATGGTTCAGATCCCGAGCATATATATTTTCACAGTACTATGAAAGCATCAAAGCTTGACCTTGATAAGTTGCTTATCAAATTCGAGAATTTTGGACAGGATTACCTCATCAATGAAAATCTTCACGGAAAAGTAAGTGGAACAATAACCAGTAAGTTTTTAGTATATCCTGATCTCACCCCGATTATTGACAAGTCAGAAGCAAAAATGGATCTGACAGTATATCAGGGGAGTATAGTGAATTTTGCACCTTTGAGTGCTATGTCGAGCTATTTTTCAGATCGTAATCTCAACAATGTGAAGTTTGATACCCTGAGCAATACCTTTGATTTGAAAGATGGTATTTTGAATATTCCCAATATGAATATCAATTCAAGTTTGGGCTTTATCGAACTGTCTGGAAAGCAGAGTCTGGATATGAATATGGATTATTTTATCAGAATCCCTTTGGGCATGGTGACATCGGTTGGTTTTAAATCACTCTTTGGAGGAAAAAATAAAAATGAGGTAGATCCCGAACAGGAAGATGCAATTGTATACAGGGATGAAGATAAAAGGGTCCGTTTTGTCAACGTCAATATGAAAGGTACACCGGATGATTATAAGATCAGCTTGGGCAGGAATCGGAGTTCAAATTAA
- a CDS encoding nucleotidyltransferase domain-containing protein has product MDQREALIIVQKYVEELNEKFDLIKVILFGSYAKGDFHDESDIDIAVVLKDYNNLPDMQLELMRLRRKFDSRIEPHPFRESDFNISNPLVYEILKHGKEIKITVS; this is encoded by the coding sequence ATGGATCAAAGAGAAGCTCTAATTATTGTCCAAAAATATGTTGAGGAATTAAATGAAAAATTTGACCTCATTAAGGTTATATTATTTGGCTCTTATGCAAAAGGAGATTTTCACGATGAGAGTGATATTGATATCGCAGTAGTTTTGAAAGATTACAACAATTTGCCTGACATGCAACTGGAATTAATGAGGTTAAGAAGAAAATTTGACAGCCGAATTGAACCACATCCCTTCAGAGAATCTGATTTCAATATTTCTAATCCTCTAGTATATGAGATTTTGAAGCACGGGAAAGAAATCAAAATAACTGTTTCATAA
- the mnmA gene encoding tRNA 2-thiouridine(34) synthase MnmA, translating into MKKNKRVVVGLSGGVDSSVAAFLLKEQGYEVIGMFMKNWHDESVTISNECPWMEDSTDAMLVAEKLGIPFQAIDLSEAYRERIVDYMFSEYEAGRTPNPDILCNREIKFDIFLKAAQKLKADFVATGHYCQKDELEVDGQTVYRLLAGADPNKDQSYFICQLDQEQLAKALFPIGHLQKSEVRKIAKEQDLITADKKDSQGLCFIGKVRLPDFLQQQLQPKKGAIVVVPEDLPIYDSKRIPAGFTAEELDLETLDNLCLPIKYTADQGKKIGEHNGAHYFTVGQRKGLQVGGTGKPLFVIATDTKENVIYTGLGEDHPGLNRDGLFVPRKDIHWIRNDLKLKVGETARYQSRIRYRQPLTWATLIMKEKGLYILFDHAQRGVASGQFVAWYDGGESIGSGVIF; encoded by the coding sequence ATGAAAAAAAATAAAAGGGTAGTCGTTGGACTATCAGGCGGCGTAGATTCCTCAGTTGCCGCTTTTCTCCTCAAAGAACAGGGATATGAAGTCATCGGCATGTTTATGAAAAACTGGCACGATGAATCAGTTACCATCTCCAATGAATGCCCATGGATGGAAGACAGTACTGACGCTATGTTGGTTGCAGAAAAACTTGGAATTCCCTTTCAGGCTATCGATCTCAGTGAAGCATATAGAGAGAGGATTGTAGATTATATGTTCTCAGAATACGAGGCAGGAAGGACACCCAATCCCGATATTTTGTGTAACAGAGAAATCAAATTTGACATTTTCCTTAAAGCCGCCCAAAAGCTAAAAGCGGATTTTGTAGCCACAGGTCACTATTGTCAAAAAGATGAACTCGAAGTTGATGGCCAAACAGTTTACAGACTTTTGGCAGGTGCGGATCCGAACAAAGACCAAAGCTATTTCATATGCCAATTGGATCAGGAACAATTGGCCAAAGCCTTATTTCCAATAGGTCATCTCCAAAAATCAGAGGTCAGGAAAATCGCCAAAGAGCAGGACCTGATCACTGCCGATAAAAAAGACAGTCAGGGACTATGTTTTATTGGAAAAGTCAGGCTCCCTGACTTCCTACAGCAACAACTACAACCCAAGAAAGGAGCAATTGTAGTAGTTCCGGAAGATCTCCCCATTTATGATTCCAAAAGAATTCCGGCAGGTTTTACTGCTGAAGAATTAGATTTGGAAACATTGGACAACCTCTGCCTACCAATCAAATATACGGCTGATCAAGGCAAAAAAATCGGCGAGCATAATGGTGCTCATTATTTTACAGTAGGTCAGAGAAAAGGCTTGCAGGTAGGGGGAACAGGCAAGCCTTTGTTTGTGATTGCGACCGATACCAAAGAGAATGTCATTTACACAGGCTTAGGAGAAGATCATCCGGGATTAAACAGGGATGGTCTCTTTGTGCCAAGAAAGGATATTCATTGGATCAGAAATGATCTTAAACTGAAAGTAGGTGAAACTGCCAGATACCAGTCTAGAATCAGATACAGACAGCCTTTGACTTGGGCAACTTTGATCATGAAAGAAAAAGGACTCTATATTCTGTTTGACCATGCCCAAAGGGGAGTCGCCTCAGGTCAGTTTGTGGCTTGGTATGATGGTGGGGAAAGTATTGGGTCGGGGGTGATTTTTTAG
- a CDS encoding NYN domain-containing protein, with translation MQTDIKIAVLIDADNVPSGQVKEMMEEIAKYGNPTIKRIYGDWTKPQLVKWKNVLLENAINPMQQYGYTSGKNATDSAMIIDAMDILYSERVNGFCIVSSDSDFTKLATRLREAGMMVIGMGEKKTPDPFIVACDKFIYLEILQKQSEEPTDQSNKITTSPQVDKINPKLIRLIASTISDLADDDGWAFLGDVGNLLQKKQPNFDARNYGFQKLTPLIKSISAFEIEQRENQKGRFKLIYVRNKP, from the coding sequence ATGCAAACCGATATTAAAATAGCTGTCTTAATCGATGCCGATAACGTCCCTTCCGGACAGGTCAAAGAAATGATGGAGGAAATAGCCAAATATGGGAATCCTACTATCAAGCGGATCTATGGAGATTGGACCAAACCACAATTGGTGAAATGGAAAAATGTCCTATTGGAAAATGCCATCAACCCGATGCAGCAGTACGGCTACACCTCAGGAAAGAATGCCACTGATTCGGCCATGATCATTGATGCCATGGATATTCTTTATTCAGAAAGGGTGAATGGTTTTTGTATTGTTTCCTCCGACAGTGACTTTACAAAATTGGCCACCAGGCTGCGGGAAGCAGGGATGATGGTGATAGGCATGGGAGAAAAGAAGACACCAGATCCATTTATTGTGGCCTGCGATAAATTTATTTACCTGGAAATCCTTCAAAAACAAAGTGAAGAACCTACAGATCAAAGCAACAAAATCACCACATCTCCCCAGGTGGACAAAATCAATCCTAAATTGATCAGGTTAATTGCTTCCACCATTTCCGATTTAGCCGATGATGATGGGTGGGCATTTTTGGGGGATGTGGGAAATCTGCTTCAGAAAAAACAGCCCAACTTTGATGCAAGAAATTACGGATTCCAAAAACTTACCCCTTTGATAAAATCCATCAGTGCTTTTGAAATTGAACAGCGCGAAAACCAGAAAGGAAGGTTTAAATTGATTTATGTGAGAAACAAGCCCTGA